A single region of the Bacillus cereus genome encodes:
- a CDS encoding LutC/YkgG family protein — translation MAIQNREEFLFQLSEKLGRNRPETVEKPKWSVSPQWNVFDGLSQDELVSKLIEHCEVIHTEVKRTTKENLVETLGSFITDWNIKSVMYANDERFNEYGLAPFFKNEGTTHFRAWGLDHKEEDIKFAKAADLGITFSDMTLAESGTVVLFNDGLKGRHVSLLPESYIAIVPKSTIVPRLTQATKLIHDQSKAGENLPACVNFVSGPSNSADIEMNLVVGVHGPIRTAYIIVDDQ, via the coding sequence ATGGCCATCCAAAATCGTGAGGAGTTTTTATTCCAATTATCAGAAAAGCTTGGTAGAAATCGTCCAGAAACAGTGGAAAAACCGAAATGGTCTGTTTCACCGCAGTGGAATGTTTTTGACGGACTTTCGCAAGACGAACTTGTATCAAAGTTAATAGAGCACTGCGAAGTGATTCATACAGAGGTGAAGCGAACAACAAAGGAAAATCTTGTTGAAACATTGGGGTCTTTTATAACAGATTGGAATATTAAATCTGTTATGTATGCGAATGATGAGCGCTTTAATGAGTATGGTCTTGCTCCATTTTTCAAAAATGAAGGTACAACACATTTTCGCGCATGGGGATTAGATCATAAAGAAGAGGACATAAAATTTGCGAAAGCTGCTGACCTTGGTATTACGTTCAGTGATATGACTCTGGCGGAATCAGGAACCGTTGTGCTATTTAATGATGGGTTAAAAGGAAGACATGTTAGTTTGCTTCCAGAGTCATATATTGCAATCGTTCCTAAAAGTACGATCGTACCAAGATTAACCCAAGCTACAAAACTGATTCATGATCAAAGTAAAGCGGGAGAAAACCTGCCGGCTTGTGTGAATTTCGTTTCTGGTCCGTCAAATAGCGCAGATATTGAAATGAACCTTGTCGTAGGTGTACATGGTCCAATTAGAACAGCGTATATTATTGTGGATGATCAATAA
- a CDS encoding ABC transporter permease, which yields MQTFKMALKSIKANKIRAFLTMLGIIIGVSSVIVMVAIGQGSTKEVQDQIGNLGTNVLTVSITDSEATFKEKDAKQIQDIDGIKDIAPTVSGRVTVKHEKTNTQVSMIGTTSSYLDVRDLKLQSGRFIADLDQENHSKIAVLGASTAQTLFGLGDPVGQSVKVNGTSYKVVGVLESVGSSLGTSGDSTIIVPLSTGQRLAATTNVGTTYVKVENEDMINFISTRIERTMNSILGDTDSYSVSSPKDLMETASSVNDTMTFMLGGSAAISLIVGGIGIMNIMLVSVSERTKEIGIRKAIGAKRKNILLQFLIEAVILSSFGGIIGIGIGVISAQIFTIATGTTIAYSIPVMLLSFVFSLFVGVIFGVFPANKASKLDPIQALRYE from the coding sequence TTGCAAACATTCAAAATGGCACTGAAAAGCATTAAAGCAAATAAAATTAGAGCATTTTTAACGATGCTTGGGATTATTATCGGTGTATCCTCTGTTATAGTCATGGTTGCAATAGGGCAAGGTTCGACAAAAGAGGTACAAGATCAAATTGGCAACTTAGGTACAAATGTATTAACGGTATCGATTACGGATTCAGAGGCTACCTTTAAAGAAAAAGACGCAAAACAAATTCAGGATATCGATGGTATTAAAGATATTGCACCAACAGTATCAGGAAGAGTAACAGTGAAACATGAAAAAACGAATACACAAGTGTCAATGATTGGAACAACTTCTTCTTACTTAGACGTCCGTGATTTAAAACTGCAATCAGGACGCTTCATTGCAGACTTAGATCAGGAGAATCATTCAAAAATTGCAGTACTTGGTGCAAGCACAGCACAAACATTATTTGGTTTAGGAGACCCGGTTGGTCAATCAGTAAAGGTGAACGGAACATCGTATAAAGTCGTTGGGGTTCTTGAATCAGTAGGAAGCTCACTAGGAACAAGCGGAGATAGTACGATTATTGTCCCTCTTAGCACCGGACAGCGTTTAGCTGCTACTACGAATGTTGGGACAACATATGTGAAGGTAGAAAATGAAGATATGATTAATTTCATATCGACCCGAATTGAAAGAACGATGAATTCAATCTTGGGTGATACAGATAGTTATAGCGTATCAAGTCCGAAAGATTTAATGGAAACTGCATCATCTGTCAATGACACGATGACGTTCATGTTAGGTGGCAGTGCAGCAATCTCTCTTATTGTAGGCGGTATTGGTATTATGAACATTATGCTCGTATCAGTTTCAGAACGTACGAAAGAAATAGGTATTAGAAAAGCAATTGGAGCAAAGCGTAAAAATATTCTGCTTCAATTTCTCATCGAAGCAGTTATATTGAGTTCGTTCGGTGGAATAATTGGAATAGGAATTGGGGTAATTAGTGCACAAATATTTACGATAGCCACAGGTACAACAATAGCTTATTCCATACCTGTTATGTTGTTATCATTTGTTTTCTCTTTATTTGTTGGAGTTATATTCGGTGTATTTCCAGCGAATAAAGCGTCTAAGCTTGACCCAATTCAAGCGTTACGATATGAATAG
- a CDS encoding DUF975 family protein translates to MISQLKREALDALKGKWGLAVGATLLLGILIGVVELLTTGVFSMFWGWKEASDSLTVSIIAMLVIGPLTVGAYYLVLHVIRKDNAGIGHLFRWFSDGSKFMKAFLTYLLMYVYLILWTLLLIIPGIIKSFSYAMTYFILNDHPEYTANQAITESRRMMDGHKMDYFLLCLSFIGWFILSILTIGIGFLWLAPYFYATSAAFYEEISKEYYKKEGTTF, encoded by the coding sequence ATGATAAGTCAGTTAAAAAGAGAAGCACTTGATGCATTAAAAGGAAAATGGGGATTAGCGGTAGGGGCAACCTTATTACTTGGAATCCTTATTGGAGTTGTTGAACTTCTAACCACGGGTGTTTTCTCGATGTTTTGGGGCTGGAAAGAAGCAAGTGATTCGCTTACAGTAAGTATTATTGCAATGCTTGTTATCGGTCCATTAACAGTAGGTGCCTATTATCTCGTTTTACATGTAATCCGTAAGGATAATGCTGGTATTGGTCATTTATTTAGATGGTTTAGCGATGGAAGTAAGTTTATGAAGGCATTTTTAACATATTTACTAATGTATGTATACTTGATTCTATGGACATTACTTCTTATTATTCCGGGAATTATTAAATCATTTTCTTATGCTATGACGTACTTTATTTTGAATGATCACCCAGAATACACAGCGAATCAAGCAATTACTGAAAGTCGCCGTATGATGGATGGGCATAAAATGGATTACTTTTTACTATGCTTAAGCTTCATTGGCTGGTTCATTTTAAGTATTCTTACTATAGGAATCGGTTTCTTATGGTTGGCACCTTATTTCTACGCGACATCAGCTGCATTTTATGAAGAGATTTCAAAAGAATATTATAAAAAAGAAGGCACTACTTTCTAA
- a CDS encoding LutB/LldF family L-lactate oxidation iron-sulfur protein, translating to MGMRIGNDLFHKRTETGIGDQFMRQAVRKAQDGLRVKKLKATESLGNWEEWRALGEEIRKHTLENLDYYLYELSENIEKNGGFVYFAKTAEDAREYVKEIVKKKNAKKIVKSKSMVTEEISLNEAIEEAGAEVLETDLAEFILQVNDHDPPSHIVVPCLHKDKEHICEIFKTKLNYTGTSDPTEMARFVRSYLRDDFFAADIGVTGCNFAVAESGSISIVANEGNARLTTTLPKTLITVMGMERIVPTWEELDVLVTLLCRSSVGQKLTSYITGLTEPGGTDGPEEFHLVIVDNGRSDIVGTEFQSVLQCIRCAACINVCPVYRHIGGHAYGSIYPGPIGAVLTPLLGGYDEYKDLPYASSLCGACTEACPVKIPLHDLLIKHRSRIVEEKQSPVAWNVAMKGFEKAVKSPRLFSFAAKSAPYALKPLAKGDKIERGIGPLKAWTEARDFPVPKKQPFREWFEKRVKENDDGHPKS from the coding sequence ATGGGAATGAGAATTGGGAACGATCTCTTTCATAAGCGTACTGAAACAGGCATTGGGGATCAATTTATGCGACAGGCTGTCAGGAAAGCGCAAGATGGTCTTAGAGTTAAGAAATTAAAAGCTACTGAGAGTCTTGGGAATTGGGAGGAATGGCGAGCTTTAGGAGAAGAAATTCGAAAGCATACATTAGAAAATCTTGATTATTATTTATATGAGCTAAGTGAAAATATCGAAAAAAACGGCGGTTTTGTTTATTTCGCAAAGACTGCAGAAGACGCAAGGGAATATGTAAAAGAGATTGTAAAAAAGAAAAATGCGAAAAAAATTGTGAAATCAAAATCGATGGTAACAGAAGAGATTAGTTTAAATGAAGCAATTGAAGAAGCTGGAGCGGAAGTGTTAGAAACAGATCTTGCTGAATTTATTCTACAAGTGAACGACCACGATCCTCCCTCGCATATTGTTGTTCCGTGTCTTCACAAGGATAAAGAACACATTTGTGAAATATTTAAAACAAAGTTAAATTACACTGGAACATCTGATCCTACGGAAATGGCGAGGTTTGTAAGATCATATTTACGGGATGATTTTTTTGCAGCGGATATAGGAGTGACTGGATGTAACTTTGCTGTTGCAGAGTCTGGATCAATTTCTATCGTAGCAAACGAAGGAAATGCAAGACTTACTACGACACTTCCGAAAACGCTGATTACAGTTATGGGGATGGAACGTATTGTTCCGACATGGGAAGAGCTTGATGTTTTAGTAACACTCCTATGCCGAAGTTCTGTAGGACAAAAGTTAACAAGTTATATTACAGGATTAACTGAGCCTGGCGGGACAGATGGACCTGAGGAATTTCATTTAGTCATTGTTGATAACGGTCGTTCCGATATTGTAGGAACAGAATTCCAAAGTGTTCTTCAGTGTATTCGTTGCGCGGCATGTATTAATGTGTGTCCTGTATACAGGCATATTGGTGGACATGCATACGGCTCTATTTATCCAGGGCCAATTGGAGCTGTGTTAACACCACTTTTAGGGGGATATGATGAATATAAGGATTTACCTTATGCATCTAGCCTTTGTGGTGCTTGTACAGAAGCGTGTCCAGTGAAAATCCCGTTACACGACTTATTAATTAAACATCGCAGCCGCATTGTAGAAGAAAAACAATCACCCGTAGCTTGGAACGTGGCTATGAAAGGTTTTGAAAAAGCGGTGAAGAGTCCTAGACTATTTTCTTTTGCTGCGAAGAGTGCTCCGTATGCATTAAAACCTCTTGCAAAAGGCGATAAGATCGAGCGTGGTATTGGGCCGTTAAAAGCGTGGACGGAAGCGAGAGATTTTCCAGTTCCGAAAAAACAACCATTCCGAGAGTGGTTTGAAAAACGCGTAAAGGAGAACGATGATGGCCATCCAAAATCGTGA
- a CDS encoding efflux RND transporter periplasmic adaptor subunit, producing MKKWIIISTIIVVIGGASAWFFLHKTDKTQGVIAASQTTTVQQGKLEVAVSGSGSVTANTDQDVTAKGTILIVDTISVAAGDTVKKGDTLVTFKNGAVVSAPYDGEIKSVSAKKGGKASQGTILLRMEDADGYTSPVTRGNNSVSSDKASGGSGLTVDSVSVKEGDVVDTGATLVTFTDGSILQAPVTGTITSLSVASGDSVQAADPIAHITNYNALQTTISVDELDVPKVKEGQAVKITASAFGNETFSGKVTSVAEKGTAEKGVSTFDVTVQIEDPKNMKIGMSTEASISIESKEDALYVPVEAVYTKGNEKYVLVPTSSDDAAQSTKKVTVETGISNDTHVEITKGLAKGDTVQIPRVKSNGKSSQGPMMMPGGNSQGGFGGGNFQGRPGGEFGGRSNGGAPAGGGQGGR from the coding sequence TTGAAAAAGTGGATTATTATTTCAACCATTATTGTTGTAATAGGAGGAGCGAGCGCTTGGTTCTTTTTACATAAAACAGATAAAACGCAAGGTGTTATAGCCGCTTCTCAAACAACGACAGTACAACAAGGAAAACTGGAGGTAGCAGTTAGTGGTTCGGGTTCGGTTACAGCAAATACAGATCAAGATGTAACAGCGAAAGGTACCATTCTTATTGTAGATACTATAAGTGTAGCGGCTGGAGATACAGTAAAAAAAGGTGACACACTTGTAACGTTTAAAAATGGTGCTGTTGTTTCGGCTCCATATGATGGGGAAATTAAATCAGTTAGTGCGAAAAAAGGCGGCAAAGCATCACAAGGAACAATTCTTCTTCGTATGGAAGATGCAGATGGATATACATCACCTGTAACGAGAGGAAACAATAGTGTAAGTTCGGATAAAGCAAGTGGTGGAAGTGGCTTGACAGTCGATAGTGTCAGTGTAAAGGAAGGTGATGTTGTAGATACAGGTGCAACACTTGTAACCTTTACAGATGGAAGTATTTTGCAAGCTCCAGTAACTGGAACAATCACAAGCCTTTCTGTTGCAAGCGGCGATTCTGTACAGGCTGCAGATCCAATTGCACACATAACAAATTATAATGCACTACAAACAACGATTAGTGTTGATGAATTAGATGTACCGAAAGTAAAAGAAGGTCAGGCGGTAAAAATAACAGCAAGTGCATTCGGAAATGAAACATTTAGCGGAAAGGTAACAAGTGTAGCAGAAAAAGGAACAGCAGAAAAAGGCGTTTCTACATTTGACGTAACTGTACAAATTGAAGATCCAAAAAATATGAAAATAGGTATGTCGACTGAAGCAAGTATCTCAATAGAAAGTAAAGAAGACGCATTATACGTTCCGGTAGAAGCGGTGTATACAAAAGGAAATGAAAAATATGTACTAGTTCCTACATCTTCAGACGATGCAGCGCAGTCAACCAAAAAAGTGACAGTAGAAACTGGGATTTCAAATGATACGCATGTAGAAATTACAAAAGGGTTAGCAAAAGGAGATACGGTGCAAATACCGAGGGTTAAATCTAACGGCAAGTCTTCTCAAGGGCCTATGATGATGCCTGGCGGAAACTCTCAAGGGGGATTTGGTGGCGGTAACTTCCAAGGAAGACCTGGTGGTGAATTTGGAGGAAGATCTAACGGCGGAGCTCCAGCTGGCGGCGGACAAGGAGGACGTTAA
- a CDS encoding CPCC family cysteine-rich protein, producing the protein MRGRTLEEEPPGTYEICNICYWEDDEVQFNDPDFEGGANEASLRQAQKNFIAFGACEECFVKSVRKPTSEDVKDASWKQIC; encoded by the coding sequence ATGCGGGGTAGAACATTAGAAGAAGAGCCACCAGGTACATATGAAATTTGTAATATATGTTATTGGGAAGATGATGAAGTTCAATTTAACGATCCTGACTTTGAAGGCGGGGCAAATGAAGCTTCGCTAAGACAAGCACAGAAAAATTTCATTGCATTTGGTGCTTGCGAGGAATGTTTTGTGAAATCAGTTAGAAAGCCGACTAGTGAAGATGTGAAGGATGCTAGTTGGAAGCAAATTTGTTGA
- a CDS encoding TetR/AcrR family transcriptional regulator — protein sequence MTKNLQTSQNIVEASFKLMAEHGIEKMSLSMIAKEVGISKPAIYYHFSSKEALVDFLFEEIFSEYHFVNYFDKEQYTKENFAEKLIADGLQMLSEYKGQEGILRVINEFIVTATRNEKYQKRLFEIQEDFLNGFHDLLKQGVELGVVSEHGTEENAHTLALVIDNMSNYILIGFDLKYKEIWIRNVKNVMKGE from the coding sequence ATGACAAAAAATTTACAAACATCGCAAAACATTGTAGAGGCATCATTTAAACTCATGGCAGAGCACGGTATTGAGAAGATGAGTCTTTCCATGATTGCGAAAGAAGTAGGCATATCAAAGCCAGCTATTTATTATCATTTTTCGTCTAAAGAAGCGTTAGTAGATTTTTTATTTGAAGAGATTTTTTCTGAATATCATTTCGTAAATTACTTCGATAAAGAACAATATACGAAAGAAAATTTTGCAGAAAAGTTAATCGCAGATGGTTTACAAATGTTGTCTGAGTATAAAGGCCAAGAAGGTATATTACGCGTTATAAATGAATTCATCGTAACTGCGACGCGAAATGAAAAGTATCAGAAACGTTTATTTGAAATACAAGAAGATTTCTTAAATGGATTCCATGATTTATTGAAGCAAGGTGTGGAACTTGGTGTTGTGTCAGAACATGGAACAGAAGAAAACGCGCATACGTTAGCGCTTGTTATTGATAACATGAGTAATTACATATTAATAGGATTCGATTTAAAGTATAAAGAAATTTGGATTCGAAATGTGAAAAACGTAATGAAGGGGGAATAA
- a CDS encoding PH domain-containing protein, whose protein sequence is MYKRQHPITMLLELKITDFIPLLIFMFSLNGKFPFWYLIPAGFGLLTIFSAFEKWYYTTYWVENNVLHVKQGLFVKKESYLNKERVQTINTSSNILYQMLGLKKIQIETAGGGDDAEVSLAGITEDEAKKLISLLNEPTPEVKVEKTSEEVVEKEVMAEEKQATEYKLTLKEILLASVTSGQFGLLFSLIFFVYHQVDEYIPKWIKKSVESYVMDHDIYGWIYMVAILLVVSWIISTIGYALKHGNFTVNRKNDEVRISQGLLERKELVLKLHRIQGITIKEGIFRQMFGYCAVQVEVIQSKGLGEEKDKVTLHPIIRKDRVQELLAHLQLPYELNTNIIALPKAALRRYLIDSFIFFAMLAIPLTGISIYFEKYFIMWALIPLAILTFTLGYATFKTNGYSVNGEQITLVYRSLGKYTGLVRRRHVQSMEKTQSYFQRRADLCTYKFSSASSNYKIEHTRVEDAKRMQDWYKKKSSEK, encoded by the coding sequence ATGTATAAGAGACAGCATCCAATCACGATGTTATTAGAATTAAAAATAACAGACTTTATACCATTACTTATTTTCATGTTTAGTTTAAACGGAAAGTTTCCATTTTGGTATTTAATTCCGGCTGGATTCGGTTTACTCACTATTTTTTCAGCATTTGAAAAATGGTATTACACAACATATTGGGTTGAAAATAACGTATTACATGTGAAACAAGGACTCTTTGTGAAGAAGGAGAGTTACTTAAATAAAGAACGTGTTCAAACGATTAATACAAGTTCAAACATTTTATATCAAATGCTTGGTTTAAAGAAAATTCAAATCGAAACAGCTGGTGGAGGCGATGATGCAGAAGTAAGCCTAGCTGGTATTACGGAAGATGAGGCGAAGAAGCTTATCTCCTTACTAAATGAGCCGACTCCAGAAGTGAAAGTAGAAAAAACATCAGAAGAAGTAGTAGAAAAAGAAGTTATGGCGGAGGAAAAGCAAGCGACAGAGTACAAATTAACTTTGAAAGAAATTTTATTAGCATCTGTTACATCTGGTCAGTTTGGACTATTATTCTCATTAATCTTTTTCGTGTATCACCAAGTAGATGAGTACATTCCGAAATGGATCAAAAAGAGCGTAGAGTCGTATGTAATGGATCATGATATATACGGCTGGATTTACATGGTAGCTATTTTACTTGTTGTTTCTTGGATTATATCCACAATTGGTTATGCGTTAAAACATGGCAACTTCACAGTAAATCGAAAAAACGATGAAGTGCGTATTTCTCAAGGATTACTTGAAAGGAAAGAACTTGTACTAAAGTTACACCGCATTCAAGGGATTACGATAAAAGAAGGTATTTTCCGTCAGATGTTCGGTTATTGTGCTGTGCAAGTCGAAGTTATTCAAAGTAAGGGATTGGGAGAAGAGAAAGACAAAGTTACGCTGCATCCGATTATTCGAAAAGATCGTGTGCAAGAGTTACTCGCTCATTTACAATTGCCATATGAACTGAATACAAACATTATTGCATTACCAAAAGCAGCCTTGCGCCGTTATTTAATTGATAGTTTCATTTTCTTTGCAATGCTAGCAATCCCGCTTACGGGGATAAGCATATACTTTGAAAAGTATTTCATCATGTGGGCATTAATTCCGCTCGCAATCCTCACCTTTACACTTGGATACGCAACATTTAAAACAAATGGTTACAGTGTAAACGGAGAGCAAATTACGCTTGTATATCGTAGTCTCGGAAAATATACAGGGCTTGTCAGAAGAAGACACGTCCAATCGATGGAAAAGACACAATCATATTTCCAGCGCCGCGCGGATTTATGTACGTATAAGTTCTCCAGTGCATCATCGAATTATAAAATAGAGCATACGAGAGTAGAAGATGCGAAGAGAATGCAGGATTGGTATAAGAAGAAATCAAGTGAGAAATAA
- a CDS encoding PH domain-containing protein: protein MDPLKNEIHPDMVKVWKTRSLIELGISIIVILAYLFFMIKFNWWAWIFYVLIGLTIVYTPFDYFTFPKLRQRYYSYQLNEEELEIQHGLFVVKRVLVPMIRVQHVTIEQGPIMRKHGLAELHISTAATSHSIPGLTMYEAEMLKTRIAELAKVSDEDV, encoded by the coding sequence ATGGATCCATTGAAAAATGAAATTCACCCTGACATGGTCAAGGTGTGGAAAACGCGTTCCTTAATTGAGCTAGGAATCAGTATTATAGTCATTTTGGCATATCTTTTCTTTATGATTAAGTTTAATTGGTGGGCTTGGATTTTTTATGTGCTCATCGGATTAACAATTGTATATACGCCGTTTGATTACTTTACGTTTCCAAAATTGCGGCAACGTTATTACAGCTACCAACTAAATGAAGAAGAACTTGAAATTCAGCACGGTCTTTTCGTTGTAAAACGTGTATTAGTACCGATGATTCGTGTCCAACACGTAACGATTGAACAAGGGCCAATTATGAGAAAACATGGATTAGCAGAACTACATATTTCAACAGCAGCAACTTCGCATAGCATTCCAGGTTTAACGATGTATGAAGCAGAAATGCTGAAAACGAGAATCGCAGAATTAGCGAAAGTGAGTGATGAGGATGTATAA
- a CDS encoding sporulation protein YjcZ yields the protein MGLGGKGGSGGTGGGEAGQDGKSVSSGYILLIVLFIILIVAGVSYSGLGL from the coding sequence ATGGGACTTGGCGGTAAAGGCGGTAGTGGTGGCACTGGCGGCGGTGAAGCTGGACAAGATGGCAAGAGCGTTAGTAGCGGCTACATATTACTCATTGTGCTCTTTATCATATTAATCGTAGCTGGAGTCAGCTATAGTGGACTTGGTCTTTAA
- a CDS encoding ABC transporter ATP-binding protein has product MVEPIIQIKNMKKVYELGGETVMALKSVSLDIQKGDFISIIGPSGSGKSTFMNMIGCLDRPDSGEYLLDNEEIGKMKSSELATIRNEKIGFIFQNFNLIAKLTAVENVELPLIYRGMKAGERRETALEALRKVGLADRANHLPSQLSGGQQQRVAIARALAGHPPILLADEPTGALDSKTSKEILRIMDSLNEQGHTIILITHDLEVAKRASRVVRIHDGQLYENGGEWFANIQNGTEKH; this is encoded by the coding sequence ATGGTAGAGCCAATTATTCAAATAAAGAACATGAAGAAAGTGTACGAACTTGGCGGCGAAACAGTAATGGCTCTAAAAAGTGTTTCCCTCGATATTCAAAAGGGCGATTTTATCTCTATCATAGGACCATCAGGCTCTGGAAAATCAACATTTATGAACATGATTGGATGCTTAGATCGACCGGATTCAGGTGAATACTTGCTAGATAATGAAGAAATAGGGAAAATGAAAAGCTCTGAGCTGGCGACGATTCGAAATGAAAAAATAGGTTTCATTTTTCAAAATTTCAACCTGATAGCGAAGCTTACAGCAGTTGAGAATGTCGAGCTTCCACTCATTTATCGAGGCATGAAAGCGGGAGAACGAAGAGAAACGGCATTAGAAGCATTACGAAAAGTAGGATTGGCAGATAGAGCGAATCATTTGCCATCTCAATTGTCCGGTGGGCAACAGCAACGTGTTGCAATAGCACGTGCGTTGGCTGGACACCCTCCTATTTTACTAGCAGATGAACCGACTGGAGCACTGGATAGTAAAACGAGTAAGGAAATATTGAGGATTATGGATTCGTTAAATGAGCAAGGGCATACAATTATTCTTATTACGCATGATTTAGAGGTTGCAAAGAGAGCAAGCCGTGTCGTCCGGATTCACGATGGACAGCTCTATGAGAATGGAGGTGAATGGTTTGCAAACATTCAAAATGGCACTGAAAAGCATTAA